In Candida orthopsilosis Co 90-125, chromosome 4 draft sequence, a single genomic region encodes these proteins:
- a CDS encoding Yta6 protein (protein similar to S. cerevisiae Yta6p ATPase), whose amino-acid sequence MFRKKPAQVTLEELEQTYNDCCNETIKNLTLEEENNVDDALKGWKSLHTTLLYKLDLFDKYSTKLEPQEKTLLNSLKSIRDENVKHLIRVQLRLDEKNRKLKREANGAPPPPPPRGIRDKTVPSLRVSSPSSSFGSSAPPSRHLMKSLRTHSNGGAIKTSSTRLAHESVQQASQAASKSWQKPAKYKFEMSNTPKVEVSSYFADFDQDTYTTKGDNWEKVDSSRSSSGFSENFDEPNLIDMDDAAASKDVYRSMDDLTIKMVSDSPPKATQPRNDKGMTPIEHISKSTTDVRPKPKGPYVYNKPKPLNLHKLMQQSKKPTPASTPATKPKSTITYNYVKPKTTQVKTRPATDGAANGAAKKPVPKKQEPEEEKESINSPTMDDLLSGYDGDKFESADPVYALTTEKEQDALIGSVRGIDPIAAKNILNDVVVRGDEVYWDDIVGLEGAKSSLKEAVVYPFLRPDLFKGLREPTRGMLLFGPPGTGKTMLARAVATESQSTFFSISSSSLTSKYLGESEKLVKALFLLARKLAPSIVFMDEIDSILSSRSEGENESTRRIKNEFLVQWSELSSAAAGRESGEDVSRVLILGATNLPWSIDEAARRRFVRRQYIPLPESEARKHQIMKLLQYQKHTLSDEDYDKLIKLTEGFSGSDITALAKDSAMGPLRSLGDKLLSTPTDQIRPISLEDFENSLKYIRPSVSKEGLQEYEDWAEKFGSSGA is encoded by the coding sequence ATGTTCAGAAAGAAGCCGGCTCAAGTTACGTTGGAAGAACTTGAACAAACATATAACGATTGTTGTAACGAGACGATTAAGAATTTGACGTTAGAAGAGGAAAACAATGTTGACGATGCATTAAAAGGATGGAAGAGTCTACATACGACTTTGTTATACAAGTTGGATCTATTCGATAAATACAGCACCAAGTTGGAGCCCCAGGAGAAAACTTTATTAAATAGTCTAAAGAGTATACGTGACGAGAATGTCAAACATTTGATAAGAGTTCAGCTTAGGTTAGATGAAAAGAATCGAAAATTGAAACGGGAAGCAAATGGTGCACCACCACCTCCTCCTCCAAGAGGCATCAGAGACAAAACGGTGCCATCGTTGAGGGTAAGTCTGCCTTCCAGTTCTTTTGGAAGTTCAGCACCACCACTGAgacatttgatgaaatcattaCGTACACATTCAAATGGAGGAGCAATTAAGACATCAAGTACGAGACTAGCACATGAATCTGTTCAACAAGCCTCTCAAGCAGCATCAAAATCTTGGCAGAAGCCAGCTAAatacaagtttgaaatgtCAAATACACCAAAGGTTGAAGTCTCGAGCTACTTTGCTGATTTCGATCAAGATACATACACTACAAAGGGTGATAATTGGGAGAAAGTTGACTCATCGAGATCGTCGTCAGGATTTTcggaaaattttgatgaacCTAATTTAATAGATATGGATGATGCAGCAGCATCAAAAGATGTATACCGATCTATGGATGATTTGACAATCAAGATGGTTTCAGATAGTCCTCCAAAAGCGACACAACCAAGAAATGACAAAGGTATGACTCCCATTGAGCATATTTCAAAGAGCACTACCGATGTGCGCCCAAAACCTAAGGGACCATATGTTTACAATAAACCCAAGCCATTAAACTTGCACAAGTTAATGCAGCAGCTGAAGAAACCTACGCCTGCCTCTACTCCTGCAACAAAGCCAAAATCGACAATTACATACAATTACGTCAAACCTAAAACTACGCAAGTAAAAACTCGACCAGCAACCGATGGAGCCGCCAATGGCGCAGCAAAGAAACCTGTACCTAAGAAGCAAGAACCGgaagaagagaaggagTCAATAAATAGTCCAACAATGGATGATTTACTAAGCGGTTATGACGGggacaaatttgaatcagCAGATCCAGTATATGCATTAACGACAGAGAAGGAGCAAGACGCTTTGATTGGATCCGTTCGTGGAATCGATCCTATAGCAGccaaaaatattttaaatGATGTTGTCGTACGTGGTGATGAAGTTTATTGGGATGATATAGTTGGGTTGGAAGGTGCAAAAAGTTCCTTGAAGGAGGCTGTAGTGTATCCATTCTTGCGGCCTGATTTGTTTAAAGGCTTAAGAGAACCAACGAGGGGTATGTTGCTTTTTGGCCCTCCGGGAACAGGAAAAACAATGTTGGCCAGAGCCGTTGCAACGGAATCACAGTCTACCTTTTTCAGTATCAGCTCGTCATCATTAACATCAAAGTATTTAGGAGAGTCTGAGAAGTTAGTCAAGGCATTGTTTCTATTGGCAAGGAAGTTGGCGCCCTCAATAGTTTTTATGGATGAGATTGATTCCATCTTATCTTCGAGATCAGAAGGAGAAAATGAAAGTACAAGACGTATCAAGAATgaatttcttgttcaatggTCAGAACTTTCGAGTGCTGCAGCTGGTCGTGAATCTGGTGAGGATGTGTCACGAGTCCTTATTCTTGGAGCCACCAATTTACCATGGtccattgatgaagcagCAAGGAGAAGATTTGTACGTCGACAATATATCCCCTTACCCGAATCCGAAGCTAGAAAACATCAAATCATGAAGTTATTGCAGTATCAAAAGCACACATTATCTGACGAAGATTATGACAAGTTGATCAAGTTGACTGAAGGGTTCAGTGGTAGTGACATAACAGCATTGGCAAAAGATTCCGCCATGGGTCCATTAAGATCGCTAGGTGACAAGTTGTTGCTGACTCCCACCGACCAAATTAGACCTATCAGTTTGGAAGATTTCGAAAACAGTTTGAAGTATATTAGACCAAGCGTATCAAAAGAAGGACTTCAAGAATATGAAGATTGGGCGGAAAAATTTGGATCCAGTGGCGCATAA
- a CDS encoding Uga3 transcription factor (transcription factor with zinc cluster DNA-binding motif, required for utilization of gamma-aminobutyrate (GABA) as a nitrogen source), producing MLVTFSSRATSDNLNQNNASDSSTMTSNGEETQDEMITPKPTKSNPQLKDPTTKRKEEGQSITMKARYHQNSFQVSLTRKNSTQGGSFDSQNGAKQSSSSLLIKSPTDFHKFKENGRSRLGCLTCKIRKKKCDEVRPVCSDCKRLHKKCYYVDQSTMTTEEIRSLKRKVELEESNHKLRRRKKSKSKVTKEESKGAGNPQPQSPLGHTRVESTNTLDSVSHMSHGKPGVSYAENVDTNTSKGNINSIHPTISNDIHTFALSDRNNSANVSNLRSTAGQNIELSNNEQANLENEFDLHQPSTLSSSIPHSADPFEDVLGSFKYPHPVDNATIESPSAFLSLLREMNNTTTSENKIEEIDDSKFDEFKHIAAASPEVAPEIYAMIESFDQARTHDHVERSLITSSPSFPDFVSTLNAHFNPSPNPQPSLSSLPELADPSVSYLYNYYVEVISKKVSVAPTSQNESNSYQKIFLPLAQKDKGVLYSILAWAGFQLGGKWEADATNFVKKAMQHFHQNNNNDMQLVSSYGGLEGDRSSIINKLAILMILVGANICKGDVKNWSVYLRWGWKLLSSNGGILRFNQSKEENWLISNFAYHDLLASSTSERGTYFTSREYNKIFEDHDVFFLSGQLNPLLGISKKMFTIIGEISTLLYESKKLLHEYYSRGVDNHLEQSREFLNEYLHGLDDESKLNEEIEVDEFSDVSDHHKANQLLSIMITKAKDLERHIDESKPDKSDICNLTDSDLELQLTLFEAFQLSAKLFLRESLLRCNPSHLESQMINNDLIKCLDILIGTPVQASLVFPFFISGIHCVSKHDQELMLQRVNSFIEHYGMFNANRAREVMQKIWKENCNGDKVTDWHSMLNDLGWDLNFA from the coding sequence ATGCTAGTAACATTCAGTTCAAGAGCTACATCCGATAATTTGAACCAAAATAATGCTAGCGATTCAAGCACTATGACTTCAAACGGGGAGGAAACTCAAGATGAAATGATAACACCAAAACCAACTAAACTGAATCCCCAATTGAAAGATCCAACTACTAAAAGGAAGGAAGAAGGACAGAGTATAACAATGAAAGCACGATATCACCAAAACAGCTTTCAAGTATCTTTAACGCGCAAAAATAGTACACAGGGAGGTTCATTTGATTCACAAAATGGGGCCAAACAATCATCAAGCTCACTTTTGATTAAAAGTCCTACTGATTTCCATAAATTCAAAGAGAATGGAAGGTCACGTTTAGGGTGTTTGACATGCAAAATACGAAAGAAGAAATGTGATGAAGTGCGACCAGTATGTTCTGATTGTAAACGGTTGCATAAAAAATGTTATTATGTCGATCAGTCAACAATGACTACGGAGGAAATACGTAGTTTGAAACGCAAAGTTGAGCTTGAAGAAAGTAATCACAAGTTAAGGCGAAGaaagaaatcaaagtcCAAGGTAACGAAAGAGGAGCTGAAAGGGGCCGGTAACCCACAGCCGCAACTGCCTTTAGGTCACACCAGAGTTGAACTGACGAATACCCTTGATCTGGTATCTCATATGTCACATGGAAAGCCTGGTGTATCCTATGCTGAAAATGTCGATACAAACACCTCCAAGGGCAATATCAATCTGATTCATCCAACTATAAGCAACGATATTCACACATTTGCTCTATCGGATAGAAACAATTCTGCCAATGTATCAAACTTGAGAAGCACAGCTGGTCAGAACATAGAATTATCAAACAACGAACAGGCTaacttggaaaatgaattCGACCTACATCAACCATCAACACTAAGTTCACTGATACCTCACCTGGCTGATCCATTCGAAGATGTGCTTGGCTCATTCAAGTATCCTCATCCAGTCGATAATGCAACTATCGAGTCCCCTTCGGCATTTTTGAGCCTACTTAGAGAAATGAATAATACCACCACTTCAGAAAACAAGAtagaagaaattgatgattccaaatttgacGAATTCAAACATATTGCTGCAGCTTCTCCTGAAGTAGCTCCTGAAATTTATGCCATGATTGAGTCTTTTGATCAAGCACGAACTCATGACCATGTGGAACGGTCTTTAATAACTTCCAGTCCTTCATTCCCTGACTTTGTATCTACCTTGAATGCTCATTTTAATCCATCACCTAACCCACAACCAAGTTTACTGTCTCTTCCAGAACTTGCCGACCCGTCAGTATCATACCTTTATAATTACTATGTCGAGGTAATCTCCAAGAAGGTGTCGGTGGCTCCAACATCTCAAAACGAATCCAACTCCTACCAAAAGATTTTCCTCCCGTTAGCTCAAAAGGATAAAGGTGTGTTGTATAGCATATTAGCATGGGCTGGGTTCCAATTGGGTGGTAAATGGGAAGCAGATGCAACTAATTTTGTCAAGAAAGCTATGCAACATTTCcaccaaaacaacaacaatgataTGCAATTGGTATCATCGTATGGGGGGCTTGAAGGTGATCGTAGCTCCATAATTAACAAATTGGCAATTTTAATGATCCTCGTCGGAGCAAACATTTGTAAAGGTgatgtgaaaaattggagTGTGTATTTACGATGGGGATGGAAATTACTTTCATCTAATGGTGGAATCTTGCGGTTTAATCAGtcaaaagaggaaaattGGTTAATTTCGAATTTTGCCTATCATGATTTATTGGCTAGTTCAACTAGCGAACGAGGTACTTATTTCACTTCTCGTGAATACAACAAGATCTTTGAAGATCATGATGTATTTTTCCTTCTGGGTCAATTAAATCCATTATTgggaatttcaaaaaaaatgtTTACTATTATTGGTGAGATCTCGACACTACTTTACGAGAGTAAGAAATTATTGCATGAATATTATTCACGAGGAGTTGATAATCATCTCGAGCAGAGTAGGGAATTCCTCAACGAGTATCTACATGGacttgatgatgaatcaaagCTCAACGAAGAAATTGAGGTGGATGAATTCTCCGATGTTAGTGATCACCACAAAGCTAATCAATTGTTATCTATAATGATaacaaaagcaaaggaTTTAGAACGGCATATTGATGAATCGAAACCTGATAAAAGTGATATTTGCAACTTGACTGATTCGGATCTAGAATTACAATTGACATTATTTGAAGCATTTCAGCTAAGTGCTAAATTATTCCTACGTGAATCACTTCTTCGTTGTAATCCATCCCATTTAGAATCACAAATGATCAATAACGATTTGATTAAATGTTTGGATATCCTAATTGGAACACCTGTACAAGCATCACTTGTGTTTCCCTTTTTCATTTCTGGAATCCATTGCGTTTCAAAACATGATCAAGAGTTGATGTTGCAACGAGTCAATTCATTTATTGAACATTATGGAATGTTCAATGCTAATAGAGCAAGAGAAGTTatgcaaaagatttggaagGAAAACTGTAATGGAGATAAAGTAACTGACTGGCATTCTatgttgaatgatttaGGTTgggatttgaattttgctTAG
- a CDS encoding Ups1 protein (S. cerevisiae homolog UPS1 has role cardiolipin metabolic process and localizes to extrinsic mitochondrial inner membrane, mitochondrial intermembrane space), producing the protein MVLYFENQHRYNFDFETASLAFINRYPNPYSKHVLSVDTLESYVDKQGQLCTTRIIVKTGKLPKFIKPFLGVANLNSWIIEKSIINPKTNTLVSYTSNIDHRKFIRVEEYLKYYSEEEDTSGTGLGNTIVDSKVKFSSNLFGLKSRVEEWSHRRFMKNIQNTREGLNFVMMKVKEKGRNYLTNAKRGADI; encoded by the coding sequence ATGGTATTATATTTCGAGAATCAGCATCGgtacaattttgattttgaaactgcTAGTTTGGCCTTTATAAATCGATATCCCAATCCATATTCAAAACATGTTCTATCGGTGGATACATTGGAATCATATGTCGACAAGCAAGGGCAATTATGCACTACTCGAATTATAGTCAAGACAGGCAAATTACCTAAATTTATTAAACCATTTCTCGGTGTTgcaaatttaaattcatGGATAATTGAGAAATCGATCATAAATCCTAAAACAAATACGTTAGTTTCATATACGAGTAACATAGACCATCGAAAGTTCATTAGGGTAGAGgaatatttgaaatattaTAGTGAGGAGGAAGATACAAGTGGCACTGGATTAGGTAATACAATCGTTGACTCGAAAGtaaaattttcttcaaacttgttTGGCTTGAAGCTGAGAGTTGAGGAATGGAGTCATCGAAGATTTATGAAGaatatacaaaatacaaGAGAAGGATTGAATTTTGTCatgatgaaggtgaaaGAAAAGGGTAGGAATTATTTGACGAATGCCAAAAGAGGTGCTGATATATAG
- a CDS encoding Coq9 protein (S. cerevisiae homolog COQ9 has role aerobic respiration, ubiquinone biosynthetic process and localizes to mitochondrial inner membrane), whose translation MKKKGKRKTCHIRTTLLNTNNSPRLTSHCNMFKTLRPSRIPRVFNITRLYHSTDHIGTNTIINNNQIESKILTKAIDYIPQYGFHSKTITKAIHDLQYPDSLISVLTSSPSGYSLPMQLMIHWLKLKRQELEIFASNTVATDSESTELSESEKLKQLIKYRLKLNTPIKNQLSQGLSHLVVPYNLSASIEELLNLGDDLAFYAGDKSNDFAWYSKRAGICSIYVKSELFMLNDQTAELRLTDQFVDEHVDDFVKLGQGYNSIEQWIDFNAISLVNLFKSQLARG comes from the coding sequence atgaaaaaaaaaggaaaaaggaaaacatGCCACATCAGAACGACCCTTCTCAACACTAACAATTCTCCACGACTAACTCTGCACTGCAACATGTTCAAAACTCTTAGACCATCAAGAATACCCCGGGTTTTCAACATAACAAGACTCTATCACTCAACCGACCACATAGGAACCAAtacaatcatcaacaacaaccaaattgaatcgaAAATCTTGACTAAAGCCATTGATTATATCCCTCAATATGGATTCCATTCCAAAACTATAACTAAAGCCATTCATGATTTACAATATCCTGACTCATTGATTCTGGTACTAACTAGTTCTCCACTGGGGTATTCTCTCCCCatgcaattgatgattcattggttgaaattgaaacgacaagaattggaaatattTGCAAGTAACACAGTAGCTACTGATAGTGAAAGTACTGAATTGTCTGAAAgtgagaaattgaaacaattgattaagTATCgattgaaattaaacacTCCCATCAAGAACCAACTATCTCAAGGGTTAAGTCACTTAGTTGTCCCATACAACCTATCagcatcaattgaagaattacTAAACTTAGGGGACGACTTGGCCTTTTACGCCGGTgacaaatcaaatgattttgcATGGTACTCGAAACGTGCCGGTATTTGTTCCATCTATGTGAAAAGTGAATTATTTATGTTAAATGATCAAACTGCTGAGTTACGATTAActgatcaatttgttgatgaacatgttgatgattttgttaaATTGGGTCAAGGTTATAATTCTATTGAACAATGgattgatttcaatgctATTAGTTTAGTTAATTTGTTTAAATCTCAACTAGCTAGAGGTTAA
- a CDS encoding Yke2 possible cytoskeletal modulator, giving the protein MSDLNKKLETLSLQFSNHQQSLNDLISSRSTLETQLQENKIVEQEFTQLSESDKIYKLTGPILLPQDYSEASMNVNKRIEFIQGEIERVENKIGVEESEMEKIRGELIALRTQAQG; this is encoded by the coding sequence ATGTCGGATTTAAACAAGAAACTAGAAACACTTTCATTACAATTTTCCAACCATCAACAAAGCTTAAATGACTTGATATCATCACGATCAACATTAGAAACCCAATTGCAAGAgaataaaattgttgaacaagaatttACTCAACTAAGTGAATCAGACAAGATATACAAGCTTACGGGACCTATATTATTACCTCAAGACTATAGTGAAGCTTCAATGAATGTTAACAAGAGAATTGAGTTTATTCAAGGTGAGATTGAACGAGTTGAAAACAAGATTGGTGTTGAAGAGAGTGAAATGGAGAAGATTAGGGGTGAGTTGATCGCACTTCGGACACAAGCTCAGGGGTAG
- a CDS encoding Sik1 U3 snoRNP protein encodes MKKKKLHLEKGAEISLIFHTTYKPIHIHIMAGLDYLLFEEATGYGIFKVLIQQDDIASRSKEVQEAAHDLSKFSKMIELVSFAPFKGAAQALENANDISEGLVSDYLKEVLELNLPKTSKKINLGVSDKNLGPSIKEIFPNVDVLSNEIVQDFLRGIRVFGAKLFKDLQEGDIERAQLGLGHAFSRAKVKFSVQKNDNHIIQAIALLDQLDKDINTFSMRVKEWYGWHFPELAKIVSDNYQFAKLVLYIKDKSNLTEDDLHDVAAILNEDSGIAQRVIDNAKISMGQDISEQDMDNVITFAQRVVNLTEYRQQLFKYLTDKMHTVAPNLSTLIGEVVGARLISHAGSLTNLSKQAASTVQILGAEKALFRALKTKGNTPKYGLIYHSSFIGKAGAKNKGRISRYLANKCSIASRIDNYSDEPTTAFGEVLKKQVEDRLKFYDTGSAPMKNSDAIKAALALTGGSDAIVEDVEIEDVEEKSEKKEKKEKKEKKDKKEKKDKKEKKDKKEKKEKKRKADDEEETPKKKKKKSKD; translated from the coding sequence atgaaaaaaaaaaaacttcaCCTAGAGAAGGGGGCAGAGATAAGTTTAATTTTCCACACCACATACAAACCcatacatatacatatcATGGCAGGATTGGACTACCTTCTCTTTGAAGAGGCTACCGGATATGGTATTTTCAAAGTTCTCATACAACAAGATGACATTGCATCCAGATCAAAAGAAGTCCAAGAAGCAGCTCATGATTTATCgaaattttccaaaatgatTGAATTAGTTTCATTTGCTCCTTTCAAAGGTGCCGCACAAGCTTTGGAAAATGCTAACGATATTTCTGAAGGTTTGGTTTCCGACTATTTGAAAGAAGTTTTGGAGTTGAATTTGCCTAAAACTAGTAAAAAGATTAACTTGGGGGTCTCGGATAAAAATTTAGGTCCTTCAATCAAGGAAATTTTCCCCAATGTTGATGTATTGTCgaatgaaattgttcaagatTTCCTCAGAGGTATTAGAGTGTTTGGAGCTAAGTTATTTAAAGATTTACAAGAAGGTGATATAGAAAGAGCACAATTGGGTTTAGGACACGCTTTTTCTAGAGCTAAAGTCAAATTCTCAGTACAAAAGAATGATAACCATATTATTCAGGCAATTGCATTGTTGGATCAATTAGATAAAGATATAAatacattttcaatgagAGTCAAGGAATGGTATGGATGGCATTTTCCTGAATTGGCCAAGATTGTTTCTGATAATTATcaatttgccaaattggTTCTTTACATTAAAGATAAGTCAAACTTGACTGAGGATGATTTACATGATGTTGCAGCTATCTTGAATGAGGACTCAGGAATTGCTCAACGTGTCATTGACAATGCCAAAATTTCCATGGGTCAAGATATTAGTGAACAAGATATGGATAACGTTATTACTTTTGCTCAAAGAGTGGTTAATTTAACTGAATACAGacaacaattgttcaagTACTTAACTGACAAGATGCACACTGTGGCACCAAACTTGTCTACATTGATTGGTGAGGTTGTTGGAGCCAGATTAATTTCTCATGCTGGGTCATTGaccaatttatccaaaCAAGCCGCATCGACAGTACAAATCTTGGGTGCAGAAAAGGCTTTGTTTAGAGCCTTGAAGACAAAGGGAAACACACCAAAGTATGGTTTGATTTATCATTCATCTTTTATTGGTAAAGCTGGTGCTAAGAATAAAGGTAGAATTTCAAGGTATTTGGCAAATAAGTGTTCTATTGcttcaagaattgataaTTATAGTGATGAACCAACTACAGCTTTTGGTGAAgtattgaagaaacaagttgaagataGATTGAAGTTTTACGATACTGGATCAGCACCAATGAAGAACTCTGATGCCATTAAGGCTGCTTTGGCTTTGACCGGAGGTTCTGATGctattgttgaagatgttgaaattgaagatgttgaagagaaactggagaagaaggaaaagaaggagaagaaggagaaaaaggacaagaaagaaaagaaggacaagaaagaaaagaaggacaagaaagagaagaaggaaaagaagagaaaagctgatgatgaagaagaaaccccaaagaagaagaaaaagaagtcCAAGGATTAA